The Sabethes cyaneus chromosome 3, idSabCyanKW18_F2, whole genome shotgun sequence DNA window TAACCTGTGGACGGAGGTTCACGATGGTGAACCGGATTTTCACGGCAGTGTGACAATTGACTTGAGGGTAGTTGAGCCAACCGATACGATAACTGTTCACAATCGTGGTTTAGTCGTTACGTTTGCTGTACTGAACCGAGAAGAGGAAGATGGTTTGGCCGTCGTCGAGGAACCAACTTGGAGCTTAGATGAGCAGAGAGAACTACTCATTTTCCAGTTCACGTCAACGTTGGAAGTGGGGAACTACGAATTGACTATAACGTACGATGGCCGTCTTCAGACGTCCACTTCCAGTGGATTTTTCCGTAAGCTCTACCGAGATGAAAACAACATCCGGCGATACATCGCTTCAACGCAGTTCGAACCAACCCGTGCTCGGATGGCGTTCCCGTGCTACGATGAACCGTCACTGAAAGCCACCTTCACCGTTTCGATCACTCACCACAGCAGCTACAATGCGGTGTCGAACATGCCGCTTGACGGTGAACCGGTTCCGGATATCGAGAATCCTGACTTTGTTACAACGCATTTCCAACCGACGCAGATTATGTCCACGTACCTGTTGGCGTTTGCTGTTACGAACTTCGAGACTAAAGGGACTGCGCTTCAGGAAATTCACGCACGACCGAATGCGATTGACCATGCGGAGTTTGCTCTACAAGTGGGCAATGACATCCTCTACGCTTTCAATGTTCATACCGACATTTCGTACTACAACTATAAACCGAAGATTGCACAGATTGCCGTTCCGGATTGGGGTACTGGGGCGATGGAGAATTGGGGTCTAGTAACCTATGGGTAAGTTATTTAAGACCTGAATGACATGAAGTTGATGGCATCTTCATTTTCTTTCACAACCAGCGAACCGGTTCTTCTGTTCGATCCGACCGTCAACACCTATCGTACCATAATCGATATTGTCACTATTATCGGACACGAATACGCCCATCAGTGGTTCGGCAACTTGGTGACCACCGATTGGTGGCAGTACATTTGGCTTAACGAGGGCTTTGCTACGATTTACGGATACCTCGGGGCACAGCTGGCATATCCAGAAGACAACTATTTGAGCCTTTTCCAACCTCACAACGTTCTGCCGACTCTTCGATCAGATTCAAGCGATTCAACCCGTCCCATGAACTGGAATGCGGCCACACCCGCGGAAATATCGGCACTGTTCGATGGGGTTGCCTACGGCAAGGGTATTCTACGTCCACTACCAAAATTATCAACGTAATTCTTAAACAATTTCCATTTTCAACAGCCGGCTGCGTACTTAACATGTTCCGTGTGGTCTTGGGTGAGGACAGCTGGAGAGCTGGAATCAAAAAATATCTACTAAGTCGAGCACTGGCAGCGGCCACTCCCGATGATTTGTACACTGGATTACAAGAGGGCCTTTCCGATGAGCTTTCGGCACTGCCGGAAGGTAGCACCGTGAAAGAAACTATGGAAAGCTGGACAACGGCTGCCGGATATCCGGTGTTGAACGTTCGCCGCAACTATCAGAACCAGGATGTGGTTATATCTCAGGAGCGATTCTACGCCGACAAAGTATTGCCGGGCGATCACGTTTGGTACATTCCGTACAACTTTGCTCACGAGGCTAATGGTGATTTTGAACTCAACTCCTTTGATTGGCTCACGACACGAGCCGCAAGATTGACGATCGATGTGGAACCTGAACAGTGGCTGCTTTTCAACCGACAGCAATTCGGATTCTATCGAGTTAACTACGATACCCGCAACTGGCGGTTACTTACCGACGCACTAATTGCCTCAGTGGGAAGTTTCCATCCTCAAAACCGTGCCCAACTGATCGATGATGCTTTTTACCTGGCACGTGCAGATCTGCTGGACATGAGTATCGTCCTTGAGATGATGTTAGCACTTCGCAAAGATCACGAATACCTCCCGTGGGCTGCCGGAAACAACGTTCTAACCTATCTGTACAACAAACTTCGAGGAACGGATAGCTATGAACCGTTTACGTTATACGTCAACGAACTGATCGAAGAAATCTACCAAACTCTAAAAGTAGTCACGGTCGATGAAAGCGAGTCACTCCAGCAGAAATACATGAAGCAAACGATATCATGGTGGGCATGTAAGATCGGCATGGTCGATTGCCTTTCGAAAACCAAAGAAACCCTACAGGAAGCCGTTCGAGGAAACGTGGCCGTACACCCGGACGTATCATCGATCGTTTACTGTTACGGCGCACAATCGGCAAGTGATGAAGAATTCCTATGGTTGTACCAACGAATGTTCAACTCCAAGAATCCAGCGGAGAGAACCCTACTGATCGACGCAATGGGTTGCTCACAACAGGATAATCAACTTTCGGCCTATCTCACTTCATCCATCGGTTCCGGAGTTGGGGTAGAAGTTAACTACTACGATAGCGAGCGTACCCGCGTTGTGCAAGCCGTCTATTCGGCTAGCCGAACCGGTGTAGACGCTCTCATCGAGTTCCTCAACGACTGGGACATGGCCGATGATTTCATCTATTGGTTAGAGCAGCCTGCCTTCAATAATGCGATTGCAGCAATCGCATCTAGAACCAACACACCGGATGAGTTGAGCCGGCTCAAGGAACTGTTCGACACGGTCCAAACGTTGGCACCGGTTGAGGTCGTTGAAGCGGCACTGGCAACGGTACAGGCTAACTTCGATTGGCACAACACTCTTGAAGGGCTGATTGTGGCCGAATTCCTAGAGAATTTTTTCAATGGAAACAAGATTTAAATCTTCGTTGTCTCGACGGTAATAGATAAAAGCGGTTTAGTGATCCCGAAAAATTGTTTGTAAAATACGTGTTGTCTTATCAGATAATAATTGCTCGGACAATAAAACAGTCGATGGGTAGTCGATATTCAATCTAATCATCGAACGGGTGAAgcaaaattatttgttttgagATATGAGACATTCTCGGAAATACCTACATAAATAGTATTGTATGTCAGAGAGTCAATACTGGTTTCGGAACTGTTTATTTAGATGACCAGTCGAAACTTTTCAAATATCACCAACATGaattataaatataaaaaacgGCTCTTCTTATGTCCAAATGGTCTTGGTATTCAACAGCCAACGTAAAATTTCTTGATTGATTGGCGGGTCAAAATGCGTCATGAGAAGTGCGAATTTACCAAACGAAGCGTTTTGCTTCTAGTGCAACCAACCATTCGTCGATCTAGTAGTCCATCTGCGCGTAGATAAACGTCAAAACGCTCGTTGCGAAAAagcagttttgtttttattccgaTTTGCTCCGCAAGAACCGGTCAAGATGCCGCGATGCTACGTAAAAAACGGGCCGTCAATCTTGAACGGAGGTTGGAGCAGTTGCAGCGACAGAAAAAGCGAGCCGGATCGCTATATCGAATAGGTAAACTGCGTGTATTTGCAAAATACCCAGAAACCCCCTTTCGCGAATCACAATATCTTGGATCGACCGGTAGTGATGTCTGCCAGAACTACGGATTTAtacgtagttctacggatttagaaattttctacggacctacgaattttttgtttgtttactactCTAATGTTTAGTGATTAAAAAGGgaagatttacgttaatgctgtCAATATTTAGTAATTTGCATTTTTAAGTTTTAAGGCAAATACAATTCTTCGCCATTTTGTGCGTTTATAGCGTGATATTCCTCACTTTCAGGCTTTCCGTCTCTGGTCGTAATATATTCACACACATTATCCCTGTTGGAGTATGGTAAAAAGTGAAAGGTTTTCATTTCAATATCTTCGTACATTTTGATAGTTCCCAATATGATTTCTTAATTCGGTAGAAGTTTAAAATCCTTAGCTACTGCCAAGCGAATATAGTTGTTCTTTATAACCAAGTACCTGGCATTATTGTTCTATTTGCATTAATTAGCCTAACTTACTTTTTACGCGATAATCGGAAACAGTTAAACATTTAAGCCTTCAGAAAACgaaaagaagtctaaaacaCGAAGGTAAGACAATGAAAAGACGTCTTACAGAAAAAATGCGatggaaaaaaagcaaagccgtgagattaaacgtcctttctaagacttgacccttctttatcgacagaattcgcagccggctattagagtacaggatagttacggggctagtgcaagaatcctactgactctatcataCGACGACTCtatcatacctcgaaaccaactaagtggCATGCGATGGAAAATTGGCGAAATTACGCTGACAAGTTGAGAAAAGGATaaggaaaaacgacaaaaatatgacagaaaTGACATGAACATGCCGAACCAGCgataaaaagaataaaaacacgacaaaaagagGTTTAAACCCGTCAAAAAGATGATGTTGAAAGAACGATAGAAAAAAGGTAACGTTTTTGTTACTTGCCAACAAGCAGAAtgacgaaaaataaacaaaaaatagtGACGAAGAGACAAAACAAACGCCGAAACGACGACCAAAAATGATGAAAGGATgacaaaaaaatgaagaaaggatgtttaaatgacgacgaaaagacgccaaaatagcaacaaaaaagtCGACAAAACCGGCACAGAGCAAGAATGCAAATacgacaaagagatgacaaaaaggcgacgaatacgaaaaaaagacaaaaaaagaaagatgacaaaatgaTGGCGAAAAGCCGTCCAACAGACAAcaataaaatgacgaaaaaagccAAAACGGCGTCATACAACATCACTAAATacaacaaagaaaacaaaaaaaaaaaagtttaaaagtttcaaaaagacggtaaaacaaaaagtagtgaaaaaatggtaaaatcCGATGAAAAGTGATGGAAAACACCAAAAGCAGACTTCAAAAAACAGACAACGAAAATACGTTGAAACGCCAGCAAACAAGCAACTACAAAAAAACGACAATAATATGGCATAGGGATGATAAAAAGCTGACGTACACGAAGagaagacaacaaagagatgacaaaaagacggcgaaaaggtatcgaaaatataacaataaggTGATGCAAAGATGATGAAAAGGTGGTGAAAAGACAAtgtaaaaaaagacaaaagatggcaaaaatgcgatgaaaaaacGGCGAAAAAACGTCAGGGTCAAAGCACCAACAAAAAGTTCCAAAAAAGACATTACAAAACGACGAAATGACTGTGAATAGATGTAGAAAAGGCGATGAAGacacgataaaaagacgataaaacagAGACAAACCatgaaaaagttttataaagGCGAAAAACACACAGAAAAGTCGACGAAGAGATCGGCTACGAAAGAAGGACaaagaaaaacaattaaaaagacaacaaaaaattgGCGAAACGATGACAAACGACAacgaaaagatgacaataaaaacaaacacaaaacgacaaaaagatgccaaaatagcaacaaaactaatgatacaaacgaaaaaaaggCGTCAAAAAATCAGCGCAGAAGGCCAAAAACGAAGCTTAATGAACGACGGACGAACAGACAGTCAACGGAAATTACAAGAGAATACAAGTAACATGCAGAAAACGACGAATATACGAAAGCCGACAAAATGATaaagaaaagacgccaaaacaccGCTAATTGGCAAAAAGCtatcaaaaaaatcaacaaaaacagaaaacactacaaaataattaattaaaagtgtcaaaaacacgacaaaatatGCACACAATAAAGACGACGACTATATAACAGTACGATGACAAACGAATGCCGAAATGACAATAACGAAAAGAACATTGCCAGAATATGCCAGAAGGGCGCAGGCTTGAAAGGCCACTGCAACAGTCTTATGTGGAATTCTGGCTCTCTTGATAACGCGAAAAGGTATAAAAAATGCAatcaaaagacaacaaaaaacgatagaaggatgacaaaaaacgacatgACGATGCTAAAAATTAGGGCGCTTTAACAACGAAAAAAGACGACTACAGCGGTAAAAAGCCGTTGAAAAAGCCGCCAAAAGAGCAAAGATTGAGTCAAAAAATGACGAATAGACGACAAAAGTGTGATGTCAAGATGGAAAAACGATTATGAAAAGATGACAGAGAGATTGCAAAAACCCGCGAAAACGCATTGAAAAACAATAAGAAGATAACGAATAGACCAtataagaacgacgaaaagacagcaaaaagagGACAAAAATAGCGAAGACGCGGCGAAaacatgacgaaaaagtgatgataAGTAGATGAAAAGCTGACACCGAAAAGACGCCAaagaaatgacgaaaaatgccaaaaacgacGAAAGGACTGAAAATAGATGAAGAGATGAATAAACGACAGATTTTGCTACGACAAGAATTGCCAAAACAGGCTACAAATGAAGACGAAAAGACGCAATCACGAGCAACCAAAAACGCAACAAGagacaatacaaaaaaataacaaatcgcTGGAAATATACAAGAAGACTATTTAAAGATGCCAGAAAGGCAGATATTAAAAGAACGAATCGCCGAACGGAAAACCcacaagaaagaaaataaaagataaaagacggaaaaacatAGAAGAAAGGCGAATGATGAAAGATCAACAATGAAAGTCGAGAATAAGCGTACTTaattaatttgaataaaatgtgaAATATCATTAAacgatttaaataaaaaaaaatactaatgTACTTCGAAAACAATCAAGGACAATACCTATAGCACAAATTTGATAAAGAGTGATCACATATTTAGGTGGTGGAAAAAAGCTGAGTTCATCCGTGTTAAATTCCACTTTCCTGCAATACGAATAAACAAATGAagcaaagcaaataaagcacaaATGtcgattaaatttttatttaagctgAAATTGGATTCGAAGtttgattaaaatttatttcttcatcggttttgaaacgaaagtgtaACCCTTTCCTCGGtgataaaactacggatttttcggCAGGCAGCAAAGACGGGCAACACTAATAAGAACGCTCCAGTGAAGATGGACCTGCCGATTGTTGGGATCCGTAATAACAAATTTACGGAGTAGGTACGTAAGTACTACGCTGTTCTGAGTCGTGCCGGTTTTGCATTGAAATAAAACAGTAAACAACTACCCTAGTGAAGGACGTCTTTGGagaattttattaataaaatatagcgcatcttcctgcactgtTAGGGTGATCGTCAATGCACCTATTTGGGTACTAACAAACCTTTGTTTTTTAAAATACgtccataaaaaaatttttttttattcaaaaaagttGCGGAACACgctaaaacaagcaactttgttgaatataATCACTACCCAGGTAGCTTGTAGAGAAATCACTCACTTTTGTAATGTGACgaccgaaaataaaaaaaatactacttGTTATAAAACCTTTGATAGGACATGCCTAATCGTCCCAGTATCTACCTTAGACTCATCTCGAACCTATTTTCATAGGTGTTGGCCTTGTGCCTTACCCGGCTCAACCCTAACAAACGTTTGCTATGGGCTTTGCCAAACTCAATCCTTGTACACGTTGGCTATGGCCCTTTCTCCAGCTCAACTTGAACACGAATTGGCTATAGGCTTTTCCCGGTTCAATTTTAGCATACGTTCAAATCTATCCAATGGTAATTTCCCCTACCATCCAATAGAAATTCTGATAGGTGTTGTTTTACGACGAGATAGAGCGCCTAAGGTTAACCTATTAATCGTTGCGATTGCGTTAATAGTTTATGGATTGatagcccaagtaacatttttgttgtataatagcttattaaactattgtacagcttaTTCCCGTGGAGCAGTGTTTGttaagctattatacaaaaaaaaatgttacttgggagttTATAATATTTAATGGTTTATGGATTACGTTGATCGTTTATCTCTGCCGAAGCAACTTTGCATCACTTTGCACTTTTTCCCTCAGATTATACCTCTAAAATCACACCCAAGGTTCAATTTTACCTCGATCaaaagatcgccaatgtgatatccTGCAGTTCACTATCTGACATCCCACTTACGTGGAAAGATGTGCACCGACTCCGACACTTTCTCTCTGTGCCAGTAACACGCTACCGTTAACTACCTAAATAATGTGTCATTAACACACATTAATACTctaacctataaaaatggatttctgtttgtctgtctgtcgggatgttaattatagaatcgaaaactaccgaaccaatcggcgtgaaattttgcgtgtagaggtttttggggccagggaaggttcttatgatggttagagaccgtTTCCCCCAAatatctgcataactagagaactaatcaaccgaatggaaccaaatttgacatgtgggtgtttttagaggcaagaattttttctatagtgaattgagaaccctcccctctttgggaggggaattatgacatCTCcgcctttaagagggggctcccatacaaatgaaatacaatttcttcttatctcgagaaccaatcaaacaaatggaaccaaatttggcatgtggggggttttggaggcaggattttttaaatgatgttttagacccctcacccctgtggtagggagataaggactctcatacaaataaaacagaaataaatttgttattttaactttcgCACTTtttgaccatcatagtaagcgagtgcaaaatataaaattttttatggcttaacccttaaatgcgcacgctgaaaaaattcatttaaaaagaaaacttacttatTTAAAGGCGgcaaacataatttactttggggatgtttttcactatgttgttttaaaacaacattgcgcatttaagggttaagttagctgaataaaatgttcagcaaggttgaagaacattaaattttaagtaactttgctaaagaaatgaaagttctatctcttatggttgatggacTGGAGCTAGTTAAAGTATTTTGGttggggtggacctaaaaaatccgttttttctttatatattctttcgtgtttatttctcacaaatcatgctttttgagcactttcacacgcatggaaaacgcacattttgtttgaaggaatcaagttgctatctccttcggttccgaagctaaaggcattttttctaaaaaaaatatggttttttcaaatgtcaataacgtaaaaactgctcaaaagcagcaaaacaaattttgtatcgatgtttagtaatatattggtctccgaaattaattgagatcacatcggtccaggtcggcccttttttgctagaccgtattgaatattgaagtaaaaattaccgttttacttaccaaaatcacaatttttacgtaaatagaatggattaaaaaaaccgaattatgacccctcctcctTTCAAGAGGGAGGGGCACAAATTTACAAATTtcttcttaactcgagaactaatcaagcaaatggaaccaaatttagcatgtgaagctttttgaaggtaagaatttttttctatggtgaattagaacctctccccacttcccactttaggaggggggcttctatacaaatttcctcatatctcgagaactaatcaatcaaatggaaccaaatgggagattttgtaggcattttttttattctatagtgaattgagacccctcccctctttaggaggggaattatgaaccctcccccctttaatagagggggggggggggcacgctatgtctgaagggtgcgatt harbors:
- the LOC128739364 gene encoding aminopeptidase N-like, with the translated sequence MLIRLALLCLIASSAALAERFPIEIPPFGDTRAATAAGVTIRQDVDESYRLPTETVPSHYTINLWTEVHDGEPDFHGSVTIDLRVVEPTDTITVHNRGLVVTFAVLNREEEDGLAVVEEPTWSLDEQRELLIFQFTSTLEVGNYELTITYDGRLQTSTSSGFFRKLYRDENNIRRYIASTQFEPTRARMAFPCYDEPSLKATFTVSITHHSSYNAVSNMPLDGEPVPDIENPDFVTTHFQPTQIMSTYLLAFAVTNFETKGTALQEIHARPNAIDHAEFALQVGNDILYAFNVHTDISYYNYKPKIAQIAVPDWGTGAMENWGLVTYGEPVLLFDPTVNTYRTIIDIVTIIGHEYAHQWFGNLVTTDWWQYIWLNEGFATIYGYLGAQLAYPEDNYLSLFQPHNVLPTLRSDSSDSTRPMNWNAATPAEISALFDGVAYGKAGCVLNMFRVVLGEDSWRAGIKKYLLSRALAAATPDDLYTGLQEGLSDELSALPEGSTVKETMESWTTAAGYPVLNVRRNYQNQDVVISQERFYADKVLPGDHVWYIPYNFAHEANGDFELNSFDWLTTRAARLTIDVEPEQWLLFNRQQFGFYRVNYDTRNWRLLTDALIASVGSFHPQNRAQLIDDAFYLARADLLDMSIVLEMMLALRKDHEYLPWAAGNNVLTYLYNKLRGTDSYEPFTLYVNELIEEIYQTLKVVTVDESESLQQKYMKQTISWWACKIGMVDCLSKTKETLQEAVRGNVAVHPDVSSIVYCYGAQSASDEEFLWLYQRMFNSKNPAERTLLIDAMGCSQQDNQLSAYLTSSIGSGVGVEVNYYDSERTRVVQAVYSASRTGVDALIEFLNDWDMADDFIYWLEQPAFNNAIAAIASRTNTPDELSRLKELFDTVQTLAPVEVVEAALATVQANFDWHNTLEGLIVAEFLENFFNGNKI